A genomic stretch from Leptodactylus fuscus isolate aLepFus1 chromosome 10, aLepFus1.hap2, whole genome shotgun sequence includes:
- the LOC142182931 gene encoding beta-1,4-galactosyltransferase galt-1-like, with protein MYKHQRKILLFMSILMTLTFMLGVLKIKLLMNPSMKAKVEHIQCSGKLSTDTITALEDNRTFIISPYYDNRDGKPMVRILSIIHYEEVKELYCYFCCSEVNSVVITRVLIDMHSDRFGFPYVTTDLLCEEPQDCNAKYISVHPSPSGKMAQIPLFQIQNRDVKPFSANFTVCISTMFGNFSNVLQFIQTMEMYQILGAQRVMIYLNSCSPQMQKAMQYYITRGILEVVDWPIQHYLRPGKAWHHSVDPKDIGYYGQLATLNDCIYRNMYRTKFVLLNDIDEIILPFSHMSWDTLMESLQRQRPNVGIFLFENHIFPQTVPVVVNFSDISSWKGIPGYNILQYVHREPDRPKYFNARKMIVNPWRVIQTSVHSVLKGYGRDMKVPLETALVYHCRGPLQKNLPNTSLIEDKTIWKHSAPLIRNVNKVLDELSFP; from the coding sequence ATGTACAAACACCAAAGAAAGATCCTACTATTTATGTCCATACTGATGACTTTAACCTTCATGCTTGGGGTTCTCAAGATCAAATTGCTGATGAATCCATCCATGAAAGCCAAAGTTGAGCATATCCAATGTAGTGGTAAACTCAGCACGGATACAATCACCGCTCTGGAGGACAACCGGACGTTCATCATATCTCCGTACTATGACAACAGGGATGGTAAGCCGATGGTGCGGATTCTCAGTATCATCCACTATGAAGAGGTGAAGGAGCTATACTGTTATTTCTGTTGCTCTGAAGTCAACAGTGTAGTCATTACAAGGGTGCTCATAGACATGCACAGCGATCGCTTTGGCTTTCCCTATGTCACAACAGACCTTTTATGTGAGGAGCCGCAAGACTGCAATGCAAAGTATATATCTGTCCACCCATCTCCTTCAGGAAAAATGGCACAAATACCCCTATTCCAAATACAAAACAGAGACGTGAAGCCATTTTCGGCTAATTTTACAGTCTGTATTTCAACCATGTTTGGAAATTTCAGCAATGTCTTGCAATTCATTCAGACCATGGAGATGTACCAGATCCTGGGGGCACAACGGGTCATGATTTACCTGAACAGTTGTAGCCCTCAAATGCAAAAAGCTATGCAATATTATATTACAAGAGGAATCCTAGAGGTGGTAGATTGGCCAATCCAGCATTATCTCAGGCCTGGCAAAGCATGGCACCATTCGGTTGATCCCAAAGATATAGGGTACTATGGGCAGCTGGCAACACTCAATGACTGCATTTACAGGAACATGTACAGGACTAAGTTTGTGCTACTCAATGACATTGATGAGATCATTTTGCCATTTTCACACATGTCTTGGGATACCCTGATGGAAAGTCTCCAACGACAAAGGCCAAATGTTGGCATTTTCCTCTTTGAAAATCACATTTTTCCTCAGACTGTGCCCGTTGTTGTAAATTTTTCTGATATTTCATCTTGGAAAGGCATTCCAGGATATAACATACTCCAATATGTCCATCGGGAACCAGACAGACCGAAATATTTCAATGCTCGAAAGATGATAGTGAACCCCTGGAGGGTCATCCAAACATCTGTGCACTCCGTTTTAAAAGGTTATGGACGTGACATGAAAGTCCCACTGGAGACAGCCCTGGTCTACCACTGCAGAGGACCTCTTCAGAAGAACCTACCCAATACTTCATTAATAGAGGACAAGACTATATGGAAACATAGCGCTCCTCTTATCAGAAACGTTAATAAAGTTCTGGACGAACTCTCTTTTCCGTGA